From Enterococcus mediterraneensis, the proteins below share one genomic window:
- a CDS encoding nucleotide pyrophosphohydrolase produces MNSMDKINHFRDERDWRQFHDEKDLAISISLEANELLELFQWRTSTEAKEEPERLKEELADVLIYSYMMADNLGFDIDQIIEEKLKKNAIKYPVDQSKGRKS; encoded by the coding sequence ATGAATAGTATGGATAAAATCAATCATTTCAGAGATGAGCGGGATTGGCGGCAATTCCACGACGAAAAGGATCTGGCCATCTCTATATCTTTAGAAGCAAATGAGCTTTTAGAGCTGTTTCAATGGCGAACTTCGACAGAAGCAAAGGAAGAGCCTGAGCGCCTAAAGGAAGAATTGGCGGATGTGCTGATCTATTCCTATATGATGGCCGACAACCTCGGCTTTGATATCGACCAGATCATAGAAGAAAAACTAAAAAAGAACGCCATCAAATATCCTGTAGATCAAAGTAAAGGCAGGAAAAGCTGA